Proteins encoded within one genomic window of Methanothrix harundinacea 6Ac:
- a CDS encoding type II toxin-antitoxin system HicB family antitoxin, with product MFSEYVETALARAEYKVIEDDDPYFASVPELPGVWASGRTVEECRKELIEVIEEWIVARLQRGLPIPPMGGQKIDFPLDRSPFSDLSQRER from the coding sequence ATGTTCTCGGAGTATGTGGAGACGGCGCTAGCCAGAGCCGAATACAAGGTTATCGAGGACGATGATCCGTACTTCGCCTCGGTCCCCGAGCTGCCCGGCGTCTGGGCATCGGGCAGGACGGTCGAGGAGTGCAGAAAGGAGCTGATCGAGGTCATCGAGGAGTGGATCGTGGCAAGGCTCCAGAGAGGCCTTCCGATCCCGCCGATGGGCGGGCAGAAGATCGACTTCCCGCTTGATAGGTCTCCGTTCTCGGATCTCTCGCAGCGAGAGCGGTGA
- a CDS encoding HepT-like ribonuclease domain-containing protein has translation MSRDYRLYLEDIQISCRKLLRYAENLDFDLFASDEVFHDAVVYNLVVLGEAAKQVPPHIRKRYPEVQWRKIAGLRDISVHRYFSLDEEIIWDILQNEVRPLLDKLDQIMDEEEND, from the coding sequence ATGTCCAGGGACTACAGGCTCTATCTTGAGGATATACAGATCTCCTGCAGGAAGCTTTTGCGGTATGCAGAGAACCTGGACTTTGACCTGTTCGCTTCAGATGAAGTCTTCCATGATGCCGTCGTTTACAACCTCGTAGTCCTGGGTGAGGCGGCCAAGCAGGTCCCGCCTCATATAAGGAAGCGCTATCCTGAGGTTCAGTGGCGTAAGATCGCAGGTCTGAGGGATATCTCTGTTCATCGTTACTTCAGCCTGGACGAGGAGATAATTTGGGATATCCTTCAAAATGAGGTCCGCCCCCTCCTCGACAAGCTCGATCAGATAATGGATGAGGAGGAGAATGATTAG
- the ilvN gene encoding acetolactate synthase small subunit, which produces MLHTIALIVENRPGVLVRIAGLFSRRGFNIDSLTVGATDNPDYSRMTITVDGDEVVLEQVTKQLNKLINVIRVSELDPAESVERELAMIKVAAKKEDRSEIMQIVSVFRAKIIDVSPRSMIIEVTGSQDKVEAMVRLLRQFGIKEMARTGKVSMIRGAKVVNP; this is translated from the coding sequence GTGCTCCATACCATAGCCCTCATCGTCGAGAACAGGCCCGGCGTCCTGGTGAGGATAGCGGGGCTCTTCAGCAGGCGCGGCTTCAACATCGACAGCCTCACCGTCGGGGCGACGGACAACCCCGACTACTCCAGGATGACGATCACCGTCGACGGAGACGAGGTCGTCCTCGAGCAGGTGACAAAGCAGCTGAACAAGCTGATAAACGTCATCCGGGTCAGCGAGCTCGACCCTGCGGAGTCGGTGGAGCGAGAGCTGGCGATGATAAAGGTCGCGGCGAAGAAGGAGGACAGAAGCGAGATCATGCAGATCGTCAGCGTCTTCCGGGCGAAGATCATCGACGTATCTCCCCGATCGATGATAATCGAGGTGACGGGGAGCCAGGACAAGGTCGAGGCGATGGTCCGGCTCCTCCGCCAGTTCGGGATCAAGGAGATGGCCCGGACCGGGAAGGTCTCGATGATCAGGGGTGCGAAGGTGGTGAACCCCTGA
- a CDS encoding nucleotidyltransferase family protein, producing the protein MTDQIEELREKVLAVLRRNDVKRAAFFGSIVRGEMTEESDVDILVEFEGRKSLMDLSGLKIELEEAIDREVDVLTYASLHPLLKERILNEQVPIL; encoded by the coding sequence ATGACCGACCAGATCGAAGAGCTGCGCGAGAAGGTCCTCGCCGTCCTGCGGAGAAACGACGTTAAGAGGGCCGCCTTCTTCGGGTCGATCGTCCGAGGCGAGATGACCGAAGAAAGCGACGTGGACATCCTGGTGGAGTTTGAGGGGCGAAAGAGCCTGATGGACCTCTCGGGCCTCAAGATCGAGCTGGAGGAGGCGATCGACCGGGAGGTGGATGTCCTCACCTACGCTTCTCTTCACCCTCTCCTCAAAGAGAGAATCCTGAACGAGCAGGTCCCGATACTATGA
- a CDS encoding acetolactate synthase large subunit, which produces MGKMSGAEAILECLKLEGVEIIFGLPGGVLLPLYDAIYDSDIRHILVRHEQAAAHAADGYARATGRVGVCLATSGPGATNLVTGIATAYMDSVPMVAMTGQVPTNLIGKDAFQEADITGITMPVTKHSYLVKDAKEIPRVFREAFYIARTGRPGPVLIDLPRDVTADEVEFKYPEINLPGYSPNLKVHHLQIRKAAKALMEAERPVIYVGGGVKYSDGHRELLRLAERIKAPVTTTLMGIGCFPEDHPLSLGMLGMHGTKYANYAVQEADLILAVGARFDDRVTGKVASFAPQARVIHVDVDPAEIGKNVRVDIPVVGDAKSALTELAKAVEDKPWSPWNDKISGWKGEHPLGYAKDSETIKPQAVLETLYELCPEAVIVTEVGQNQMWAAQFFTHKDPRRFISSGGLGTMGYGFPAAIGAKLGCPDADVFDIAGDGSFQMNIQELATAVVNEVAVKVIILNNGVLGMVRQWQDLFYEKRFSSTTLHRVPDFVKVAEAYGALGLRATKPSELEGVLKEAIDSEVVTVVDVIISPDEKVSPMVPAGASLSEILELERADEPGTTRKAYAGSAAAEILELEG; this is translated from the coding sequence ATGGGTAAGATGAGCGGGGCCGAAGCCATCCTGGAGTGCCTGAAGCTCGAGGGGGTCGAGATCATCTTCGGGCTTCCGGGCGGGGTGCTTCTGCCCCTCTATGACGCCATTTACGATTCGGATATCAGGCACATTCTCGTCAGGCATGAGCAGGCGGCGGCCCACGCCGCCGACGGATACGCGAGGGCGACGGGCCGCGTCGGGGTATGCCTTGCGACCTCGGGGCCCGGCGCCACGAACCTGGTGACGGGGATAGCCACCGCCTACATGGACTCGGTGCCGATGGTGGCGATGACCGGCCAGGTCCCGACGAACCTCATCGGGAAGGACGCCTTCCAGGAGGCGGACATCACCGGGATCACTATGCCGGTGACCAAGCACAGCTACCTCGTCAAGGATGCGAAGGAGATCCCCCGGGTCTTCAGGGAGGCGTTCTACATCGCCCGGACCGGGAGGCCCGGCCCCGTCCTCATCGACCTTCCCCGGGACGTCACCGCCGACGAGGTGGAGTTCAAGTATCCGGAGATCAACCTTCCGGGCTACAGCCCGAACCTGAAGGTCCACCACCTCCAGATCAGGAAGGCGGCGAAAGCCCTGATGGAGGCGGAGAGGCCCGTCATCTACGTCGGAGGCGGCGTCAAGTACTCCGACGGCCACCGGGAGCTCCTCCGGCTCGCAGAGAGGATCAAGGCCCCGGTGACGACGACCCTGATGGGGATCGGCTGCTTCCCCGAGGACCATCCCCTCTCCCTGGGGATGCTGGGGATGCACGGGACGAAGTACGCCAACTACGCCGTCCAGGAGGCGGACCTGATCCTGGCCGTGGGGGCGCGCTTCGACGACCGGGTCACAGGAAAGGTGGCGAGCTTCGCCCCCCAGGCGAGGGTGATCCACGTCGACGTCGACCCCGCCGAGATCGGCAAGAACGTCCGGGTGGACATACCGGTCGTCGGGGACGCCAAGTCCGCCCTAACGGAGCTGGCCAAGGCCGTCGAGGATAAGCCCTGGAGCCCCTGGAACGACAAGATCTCCGGCTGGAAGGGCGAACATCCCCTCGGCTATGCCAAGGACTCCGAGACGATCAAGCCCCAGGCGGTCCTGGAGACCCTCTACGAGCTCTGCCCCGAGGCGGTCATCGTGACGGAGGTCGGCCAGAACCAGATGTGGGCAGCTCAGTTCTTCACCCACAAGGATCCCCGGAGGTTCATATCCTCCGGGGGGCTGGGGACGATGGGGTACGGATTTCCGGCGGCGATCGGGGCGAAGCTCGGCTGCCCCGATGCAGATGTATTCGACATAGCCGGGGACGGGAGCTTCCAGATGAACATCCAGGAGCTGGCGACGGCCGTCGTCAACGAGGTCGCCGTCAAGGTGATCATCCTCAACAACGGCGTCCTGGGGATGGTCCGGCAGTGGCAGGACCTCTTCTACGAGAAGAGGTTCTCCAGCACCACCCTCCACCGGGTCCCCGACTTCGTCAAGGTCGCCGAGGCGTACGGGGCCTTGGGCCTGCGGGCGACGAAGCCCTCGGAGCTGGAGGGTGTGCTGAAGGAGGCGATCGATTCAGAGGTGGTTACCGTCGTCGACGTCATCATATCCCCCGACGAGAAGGTCTCGCCGATGGTCCCGGCGGGGGCCTCCCTATCCGAGATCCTGGAGCTGGAGAGGGCGGACGAGCCTGGCACGACCAGGAAGGCGTATGCAGGATCGGCTGCCGCGGAGATTCTGGAGCTGGAGGGGTGA
- a CDS encoding nucleotidyltransferase family protein, which translates to MRRSEILQILEARRDDLLKMGVKSLAIFGSTARDEAGPESDVDVLVEFSGPATFNGYMDLKFFLEDLLGRPVDLVTRRSIRPGLKARIESEARYVQGLQALS; encoded by the coding sequence ATGAGAAGGTCCGAGATCCTCCAGATCCTGGAAGCCCGCAGGGATGATCTGCTCAAGATGGGGGTGAAGAGCCTCGCCATCTTCGGGTCCACCGCCAGGGACGAGGCAGGGCCGGAGAGCGACGTGGACGTCCTGGTGGAGTTTTCTGGCCCTGCCACCTTCAACGGCTACATGGACTTGAAGTTCTTCCTGGAGGATCTTCTGGGCCGTCCTGTCGATCTCGTCACCAGGAGGTCTATCCGGCCGGGGTTGAAGGCGCGGATCGAGAGCGAGGCCCGATATGTCCAGGGACTACAGGCTCTATCTTGA
- a CDS encoding DUF2283 domain-containing protein — MGAAEVEKVSALVPHLLTIPHKKIWVEYDEEADVLYVNFKRPSRADDSELTDDDIIIRREKGEVVGMTFLNVAKRFGTKNRA, encoded by the coding sequence ATGGGCGCGGCAGAGGTAGAGAAGGTATCGGCGCTGGTCCCCCACCTGCTCACCATCCCCCATAAGAAGATCTGGGTCGAATACGACGAGGAGGCGGACGTCCTCTATGTGAACTTCAAGAGGCCTAGCCGTGCCGACGACTCCGAGCTGACCGACGACGACATCATCATCCGGCGCGAGAAGGGCGAGGTGGTGGGGATGACCTTCCTCAACGTTGCCAAGCGGTTCGGGACGAAGAATCGAGCATGA
- a CDS encoding ABC transporter ATP-binding protein, translated as MSGIEVRDLSFGYNGMPILAGIDLSIDRGSKVTLLGPNGCGKTTLLKTINRLLKPASGSVVIDGKIASQMGARELAQVIGYVPQGHRSSFPFTSFEIVLTGRLPHISNFSSPGARDFEVARRALELVGAGHLSDRPYTQISGGERQMVMIARSLAQEPRFLLLDEPTSYLDFKNQVRVLKTVTSIAATEGVTVIMTLHDPNHALAYSDRVVLMRRLPKGGDGAVHHPALRRDAPSGGNVVAYGRPEEVMTPENIEDAYGMKVEILEIDGRRIILPL; from the coding sequence ATGAGCGGCATAGAGGTGCGGGATCTGAGCTTCGGCTACAACGGGATGCCGATCCTCGCCGGGATAGACCTCTCCATAGATCGGGGGTCGAAGGTGACCCTCCTGGGGCCGAACGGCTGCGGCAAGACCACCCTTCTCAAGACGATAAACCGCCTCCTGAAGCCAGCCTCGGGGTCGGTGGTCATCGACGGAAAGATCGCCTCCCAGATGGGGGCGAGGGAGCTGGCGCAGGTTATCGGATACGTCCCCCAGGGGCACCGATCTTCCTTTCCCTTCACCTCCTTCGAGATAGTCCTCACCGGGAGGCTCCCCCACATCTCCAACTTCTCGTCCCCCGGGGCCAGGGACTTCGAGGTGGCCCGCCGAGCCCTGGAGCTGGTGGGGGCGGGCCATCTCTCGGACCGGCCCTACACCCAGATCAGCGGCGGAGAGAGGCAGATGGTGATGATCGCCAGGTCCCTCGCCCAGGAGCCGAGGTTCCTCCTCCTGGACGAGCCGACGTCTTACCTGGACTTCAAAAATCAGGTGAGGGTCCTCAAGACCGTCACCTCTATAGCCGCAACCGAGGGGGTGACGGTGATAATGACCCTCCATGACCCAAACCACGCCCTCGCCTACTCCGACCGGGTGGTCCTGATGCGACGCCTCCCGAAGGGAGGAGATGGGGCAGTACATCATCCGGCTTTGAGGAGAGACGCCCCCTCCGGGGGGAACGTGGTGGCTTACGGCCGCCCCGAAGAGGTGATGACCCCAGAGAATATAGAGGATGCCTACGGGATGAAGGTGGAGATCCTCGAGATCGACGGCCGCAGGATCATCCTCCCCCTTTAG
- the ilvC gene encoding ketol-acid reductoisomerase, protein MAKIYHDGDADLGVLKGKTIAIIGYGSQGHAQAQNLRDSGLEVVAADVPGSKAWKRAEADGIRVTTTPEAAKEADLIHILLPDELHPKIYKKDIEPHLEEGNALGFSHGFNIHFSQIIPPENVDVYMVAPKGPGDLVRRTYVEGIGTPCLVAIQQDFTGTAFDKAMAYAKGIGGTRAGVLETTFQEETETDLFGEQVDLCGGVTELIKASFETLIRAGYQPEIAYFETCHELKLIVDLIYEGGLMRMWDNVSNTAEYGGLTRGDRIINEQSREAMWEILTEIQTGEFAREWILESQAGLPVKRALERMESEHLIEEVGAELRAMMPWLKKE, encoded by the coding sequence ATGGCAAAGATATACCACGACGGGGACGCCGACCTGGGCGTCCTGAAGGGGAAGACGATCGCCATCATCGGGTACGGAAGCCAAGGGCACGCCCAGGCCCAGAACCTCCGGGACTCGGGGCTCGAGGTCGTCGCGGCGGACGTCCCCGGCTCGAAGGCCTGGAAGAGGGCGGAGGCGGACGGGATCAGGGTGACGACGACCCCCGAGGCGGCGAAGGAGGCGGACCTGATCCACATCCTCCTCCCCGACGAGCTCCACCCGAAGATCTACAAGAAGGACATCGAGCCTCACCTCGAAGAGGGGAACGCCCTCGGCTTCTCCCACGGCTTCAACATCCACTTCTCTCAGATCATACCCCCCGAGAACGTCGACGTCTACATGGTGGCGCCGAAGGGGCCCGGCGACCTGGTCCGGAGGACCTACGTCGAGGGGATAGGAACGCCGTGCCTCGTCGCCATCCAGCAGGACTTCACCGGCACCGCCTTCGATAAGGCGATGGCCTACGCCAAGGGGATCGGCGGGACCCGGGCCGGGGTCCTGGAGACGACCTTCCAGGAGGAGACGGAGACCGACCTCTTCGGGGAGCAGGTCGACCTCTGCGGCGGCGTTACAGAGCTTATAAAGGCCTCCTTTGAGACCCTCATCCGGGCCGGCTACCAGCCCGAGATCGCCTACTTCGAGACCTGCCACGAGCTGAAGCTGATCGTCGACCTGATCTACGAGGGCGGCCTGATGCGGATGTGGGATAACGTCTCCAACACCGCCGAGTACGGCGGCCTCACCCGGGGCGACCGGATCATCAACGAGCAGTCGAGGGAGGCGATGTGGGAGATCCTGACGGAGATCCAGACCGGCGAGTTCGCCCGGGAGTGGATCCTGGAGTCCCAGGCCGGCCTTCCCGTCAAGAGGGCCCTGGAGAGGATGGAGTCCGAGCACCTCATCGAAGAGGTGGGCGCGGAGCTCCGGGCCATGATGCCGTGGCTGAAGAAAGAGTGA
- a CDS encoding ATP-binding protein has product MKVLVCGKGGSGKSTVAALLAKSMAKRGFNVLVVDSDESNYGLHRQLGMELPSTLMDHFGGKKEMMGKMRRSFAGGEEASLFDEKWTFASIPAEATTEKDGIRLLAIGKIHDFGEGCACPMGALSRKFLDNLAVGNKEMVIVDTEAGIEHFGRGIEAGCDAILAVLDPSYESLLLSKKIAEISKKINKPLYFVLNRVDEERKAAMLEFLEKERVAAAIPEKKEIFRAGLAGDEFDFAVAEVEGLADLLTG; this is encoded by the coding sequence ATGAAAGTTCTGGTATGCGGAAAAGGCGGGAGCGGCAAGAGCACCGTTGCGGCGCTCCTGGCGAAGAGCATGGCAAAGAGAGGATTCAACGTTCTGGTGGTGGACAGCGACGAGTCGAACTACGGCCTCCACCGGCAGCTGGGGATGGAGCTTCCGTCCACCCTCATGGACCACTTCGGGGGAAAGAAGGAGATGATGGGGAAGATGAGAAGGTCCTTCGCCGGGGGCGAGGAGGCCTCCCTCTTCGACGAAAAGTGGACCTTCGCCTCCATCCCCGCCGAGGCGACGACGGAGAAGGACGGGATCAGGCTTCTCGCCATCGGGAAGATCCACGACTTCGGGGAGGGGTGCGCCTGTCCCATGGGGGCCCTCTCCAGAAAGTTCCTCGACAACCTCGCAGTGGGGAATAAGGAGATGGTGATCGTCGACACCGAGGCGGGGATAGAGCACTTCGGCCGCGGGATCGAGGCGGGGTGCGACGCCATTCTGGCGGTCCTGGACCCCTCCTACGAATCCCTCCTCTTATCGAAGAAGATCGCCGAGATCTCCAAGAAGATAAATAAGCCCCTCTACTTCGTCCTCAACCGAGTCGATGAGGAGCGGAAAGCCGCCATGCTCGAGTTTCTGGAGAAAGAGAGGGTGGCGGCGGCGATCCCCGAGAAGAAGGAGATCTTCAGGGCGGGGCTCGCAGGTGACGAGTTCGACTTTGCAGTTGCGGAGGTGGAGGGGCTCGCGGACCTGCTGACCGGCTAG
- a CDS encoding DUF2283 domain-containing protein, producing the protein MGAAEVEKVSALVPHLLTIPHKKIWVDYDEEADVLYVNFKRPSRADDSELTDDDVIIRREKGEVVGMTFLNVAKRFGTKGKA; encoded by the coding sequence ATGGGCGCGGCAGAGGTAGAGAAGGTATCGGCGCTGGTCCCCCACCTGCTCACCATCCCCCATAAGAAGATCTGGGTCGATTACGACGAGGAGGCGGACGTCCTCTATGTGAACTTCAAGAGGCCTAGCCGTGCCGACGACTCCGAGCTGACCGACGACGACGTCATCATCAGGCGCGAGAAGGGCGAGGTGGTGGGGATGACCTTCCTCAACGTCGCCAAGCGGTTCGGGACGAAAGGCAAGGCCTGA
- a CDS encoding FecCD family ABC transporter permease, whose translation MNIDYGRRKLDAVHNYSFIGKRVLVLLFLLMPIPAFLISMTIGTFPITTGEIAGVIVSRIGMDMGHPSVYETVIFQVRLPRVLLSMMVGSALSASGAAFQGIFRNPLVDPYILGLSSGAAFGAALSLGVVSWIPVQLSAFIFSLLAVAVACSMARTEGRTPVVSLVLSGVIVSAVFSSLLAIVQIAVDERALQSIVYWMMGSMNTASWSKLESSFPLALLGCLGILSLRWRLNVLALGDEEARSVGMDPERYKGIFVISAALASSSAVAVAGIIGLLGLIVPHILRMIFGPDHRTLIPLSITFGATFMVLVDDLARAALGFEVPVGIITTLIGAPFFAYLLRRTRAGGWE comes from the coding sequence ATGAATATCGATTATGGACGGCGCAAATTGGACGCAGTCCATAATTATTCTTTTATCGGAAAGAGGGTCCTCGTCCTCCTCTTCCTCCTGATGCCGATCCCGGCCTTCCTGATATCGATGACCATCGGGACCTTTCCTATAACAACGGGGGAGATTGCGGGGGTGATCGTCTCACGGATCGGGATGGATATGGGACACCCCTCCGTATACGAGACGGTGATATTCCAGGTGAGGCTCCCCAGGGTCCTCCTGTCGATGATGGTCGGCTCCGCCTTATCGGCCTCCGGGGCTGCCTTTCAGGGGATCTTCCGAAATCCCCTCGTCGACCCATACATCCTCGGCCTCTCCTCCGGGGCTGCCTTCGGGGCTGCCCTCTCCCTGGGGGTGGTCTCCTGGATTCCGGTGCAGCTTTCCGCTTTCATCTTCAGCCTCCTCGCCGTGGCCGTCGCCTGCTCCATGGCTAGGACCGAAGGGAGGACTCCGGTCGTCTCTCTGGTCTTATCAGGAGTGATCGTCTCGGCGGTCTTCTCGTCCCTCCTGGCCATCGTCCAGATAGCCGTCGACGAGAGGGCTCTCCAGAGCATAGTCTACTGGATGATGGGGAGCATGAACACCGCGAGCTGGTCGAAGCTTGAAAGCTCTTTTCCCCTCGCCCTCCTGGGGTGTCTAGGCATCCTCTCCCTCCGTTGGAGGCTGAACGTCCTCGCCCTGGGGGATGAGGAGGCCCGGTCGGTGGGGATGGACCCTGAAAGGTACAAGGGCATTTTTGTAATCTCTGCCGCCCTCGCCTCCTCCTCGGCCGTGGCGGTGGCAGGGATCATCGGCCTATTGGGTCTTATAGTCCCCCATATCCTCCGGATGATCTTCGGGCCGGATCACAGGACCCTCATACCCCTCTCCATAACCTTCGGGGCGACCTTCATGGTCCTGGTCGACGACCTGGCCCGGGCTGCCCTCGGATTTGAGGTCCCCGTAGGGATCATCACCACCCTCATCGGGGCTCCCTTCTTCGCATATCTCCTGAGACGGACCAGGGCGGGGGGATGGGAATGA
- a CDS encoding HepT-like ribonuclease domain-containing protein has protein sequence MRKDPEVFLAHILESIDLIEGYSAGKTREEFVESRQLQDAIIRRIEIIGEAVKNLPEDFKRNHPEIAWQKVAGMRDVLIHQYFGVDLALTWDVIQSDIPDLKRYISRIREGRK, from the coding sequence ATGAGGAAAGATCCCGAAGTATTTCTCGCCCACATTCTGGAGTCGATAGACCTGATCGAGGGTTATTCAGCGGGCAAAACTCGAGAGGAGTTCGTAGAATCGCGCCAGCTCCAGGACGCCATAATTCGCAGAATCGAGATCATCGGCGAGGCCGTCAAAAACCTCCCCGAAGATTTCAAAAGAAATCATCCTGAGATCGCATGGCAGAAGGTCGCCGGCATGAGGGACGTGCTGATTCATCAGTACTTCGGAGTCGATCTCGCCCTCACCTGGGACGTCATCCAGAGCGACATACCAGATCTGAAGAGGTACATCTCCAGGATAAGAGAGGGGAGGAAATAG
- a CDS encoding S-layer protein domain-containing protein: MEPFQLEEWGSFWTVDLQGERLFAAYAEVGHLWESSIDTDLTKSGRLSRVLIDEVEDRVFTSGMPLELEEGYELAIQSIDLDGNKVFVQLMRGGAVVDSAVVEPSREGADLDDRTYTYSVDLGGAEEDVVIIAVHFKNSFRGADRDLATVDGIWQISDTPIEIGEGEVRVPQWRNFERDDWGHFYTLESDGEDYFAAYADDGCLYDVSKEPDLVNHNLLSRIIYDDGQERTFTSGTSLELEEGYELAIESIDLDGNKVYVELLKDGRVVDAEIINAGVLGAAAEEKTYTYTRDMGEAEDVVTIAVHFERSFRGADQDLATIDGIWQISETPISV, translated from the coding sequence ATGGAGCCCTTTCAGCTGGAGGAGTGGGGCTCCTTCTGGACCGTCGACCTCCAAGGGGAGAGGCTCTTTGCCGCCTATGCTGAAGTAGGCCATCTCTGGGAAAGCTCGATAGATACCGACCTGACGAAATCCGGCCGACTATCGCGGGTGCTGATCGACGAAGTCGAAGATCGCGTCTTCACTTCGGGCATGCCCCTGGAGCTGGAGGAGGGGTACGAGCTTGCGATCCAGTCCATCGACCTCGACGGCAACAAGGTCTTCGTCCAGCTGATGAGGGGCGGTGCAGTCGTCGATTCTGCCGTGGTGGAGCCCTCTCGGGAAGGAGCAGACTTAGACGACAGGACCTACACCTACTCGGTGGATCTGGGCGGAGCTGAGGAGGACGTCGTCATCATAGCCGTCCACTTCAAGAACTCCTTCCGAGGAGCCGACAGGGACCTGGCCACCGTCGACGGGATCTGGCAGATCTCTGATACCCCTATCGAGATTGGGGAGGGAGAGGTCCGGGTTCCTCAGTGGAGAAATTTCGAGCGGGATGATTGGGGGCACTTCTATACCCTCGAATCGGACGGAGAGGATTACTTTGCCGCCTACGCCGACGACGGCTGCCTGTACGACGTCTCCAAGGAGCCGGACCTTGTGAATCACAACCTGCTATCTCGGATCATCTACGACGACGGCCAGGAGAGGACCTTCACCAGCGGCACGTCGCTGGAGCTGGAGGAGGGGTACGAACTGGCAATCGAATCGATCGACCTGGACGGCAACAAAGTTTACGTCGAGCTTCTGAAGGATGGCAGGGTTGTTGATGCAGAAATTATCAATGCCGGAGTGCTGGGAGCTGCCGCCGAGGAGAAGACCTACACCTACACCAGGGATATGGGAGAAGCCGAGGATGTGGTCACAATAGCGGTCCACTTCGAGCGATCCTTCCGGGGGGCCGATCAGGACCTGGCCACCATCGACGGGATATGGCAGATCTCCGAGACGCCGATCAGCGTCTAG
- a CDS encoding class I SAM-dependent methyltransferase encodes MERSRWAAYGDLAWTDTVVSSPEDARQETEYFCELIRSNSRIEVKTLLHLGCGAGMNDFTFKREFYVTGVDISEGMLEIARKLNPEVRYIRGEMRDLSLEETFDAVVIPDSIGYMTTERDLERAISTANGHLKPGGVLLIVALVSEDFMENNFAYAGSAGDLEVTIFENNQRCWSNPAMYEAVLVYLIRRQGELEVITDRHEQGLFPSTAWFSLLADLGLEVRESVMKDSYDDFILGDGRYHLRVFICRKPL; translated from the coding sequence ATGGAAAGATCACGGTGGGCAGCCTACGGCGATCTCGCCTGGACGGATACGGTGGTCTCATCTCCCGAGGATGCGAGGCAAGAGACCGAGTATTTCTGTGAGCTGATCCGGTCAAACTCCCGGATCGAGGTCAAAACGCTCCTTCATCTCGGCTGTGGGGCCGGGATGAATGATTTCACATTCAAGAGAGAGTTCTATGTTACTGGGGTCGACATCAGCGAGGGGATGCTGGAGATAGCCCGGAAGCTCAACCCCGAGGTTCGATATATCCGCGGCGAGATGCGAGATCTCTCCCTTGAGGAGACCTTCGACGCCGTCGTCATCCCCGACAGCATCGGATATATGACGACGGAACGAGACCTCGAAAGGGCGATCTCGACGGCGAACGGACACCTCAAGCCGGGCGGGGTCCTCCTGATCGTCGCCCTCGTCAGCGAAGATTTCATGGAGAACAATTTCGCATATGCTGGATCAGCAGGAGACCTCGAAGTCACCATATTCGAGAACAATCAAAGGTGCTGGTCTAATCCGGCGATGTATGAAGCCGTCCTCGTCTATCTGATCCGCCGCCAGGGCGAGCTGGAAGTGATCACTGACCGCCATGAGCAAGGCCTCTTTCCATCGACCGCCTGGTTCTCTCTATTGGCAGATCTCGGACTTGAAGTCCGGGAGTCGGTGATGAAAGACTCCTACGACGACTTCATCCTCGGCGATGGAAGATACCATCTCAGGGTGTTTATATGCAGAAAACCGCTCTGA